Genomic window (Acidobacteriota bacterium):
ATGAGTTCCCGACGTATTGATCCGATTTCAAACTTCTTGGAGCCTGTCGGAAAAAGCCGTTTGACTACTAAATCTGCTTCTTCAAGCGTGCGGAGCACGCGAACTTGCGATAACACCACGTGAAGCGGAGCGGAACGTGGTGGCTGAACGTCCGAGTCTCCAAGCGTGTGTAACACGCGCAACTCTTGTGGCTTCAACAGGTTCGCGTGTTTCACACGCTCGTTTGAGTTAATCGTGACTGACACCTGGGTTCCGCTACGCTTCACCTGGTGTTGTCGTATGTGCGTGTGCTCCGCACACCTGAATCGATTTTTCCGACAGGCTCCCTGCGTGCGTGATTCCAGTACGTACGTAAATGAAAACGCTCCGTTCGCGCTCCGCGCTCATTGCAAGCGGGACGCTTGCGCTCCAGTCTACGGTTTTTTCACCTCATCGACGCTCGAACCGGTAACTTCAGTCTTGAATTTGCTGTAATCCCCGTATTTGATCAGGTTGTTGATGTTGATCCCGGCGAAAAGGATCTTGATCGAGAGATTGACGTCCGCCTGCGACGGCAGCCAGATCTCATTGTTGATCAACTCATTCTCGATCGTGAACGATGCGCCGCGCTTTGCTTTGGCGATGAAACTCCCGGCGCTTTTCGTCAGAACGGCGTCGAGCCGGACTACCTGCTTCGTTTTCGTATCGACCCAAACCGCGCCGGTGCAAAGGGCGAAGAGCTTTTCCATCCGCGACTGCGGCTTGAACGCCGGATTCGGCTCGTAATCGAAGACGATGACGTCGTTGCTCTTGTAACGCTCGCGGCGGGGATTCGTGAGGATCGATCCCTTCAGCGCTTCGGCGATCGTGATCCGCTGGCCCTCGCCGTTCGGAGTTCCGCCGGTACCGGATCCCATTTCGCGCTGTTTTGCGGCCTTGCGCTCTTTGTCGGCGATGCGGCCCTCGATCTCGGCAACCTGCTTTTGCGCGTCGCGGTCTTCTTTCTCCTGATCCGAAGCGGACAAAGGTCGGCCGTTCTTCTCGATCAGGCGATTGATGCGATAGCCCTTATAGAATGTCAGCAGTCGTTTCTCGGAACTCTTTTCGACCAATTCGCCGTTTGGCAACGGTTCGCGATCGATGCGAAGTTCGGTGTAGCTGTAGTTTTCGAGTATCTCGTCGACGCGCTCGGCGTTCGCCTTGATCTCGGCGAAGAGCGTCGGGATGTCCGGGATCGGCTCGTTCGAAACCCGCGGAAAATCGAACTTGGCGCGCGCGACGGGTTCGTTGTATTTGACGCTGTCGAGTTTTATCTCATACGTCTCGTCTGCGATCTTGGAAACAATTGCAAACGCCGTCTGAATTCCGCTGACGATGCGATAATCGCTGTAATCGAATGACTTGACGAGCGGACCTTGCGGAATCTCCTCGCGCACGAGCAATCCCGTCGCCTGATCGAAGAACAGCTTCATCTGCACGCCTTTGGAGGTGTTCAAGACGACGACGCTCGCCGGTCGCCCTGATACGTTGACCGTTCCGCCGGCCGAGATCTTCGTCTTTTCGGCCTTCGCGCTCAACCAGCGCGAGTTCCGGTAAACGGCTTCCGCCTGAAAGTCCTTTGCCGCCTCGCCGGTCAACGTCCTCAAACCGTTTCGCGAATCGCGCATCCATCCGGACTTGCCGTTGTAGCCGACGGCGTATTCGAATCCGTTCAGATCGAACATTCCTCCATAAAGACTCCCGCCCGACGCTTCCGCCTCGTATCGCCCGGTCGCACCGTCCGATTTTCGCGTTATGGTTCCGGACGACTGCCACGAACGCACCGATTTGAGAACCTTTTCGCTTCCGAGCGCCTTGTTTGCGCGGCTCAGGACTTTCGATGGCGACTGGGCCTGGACGGCCGCGGCAGCAATCAATATAAGCAAGAATGATTTCAGTTTCATTGTTTTTCCCTTGTTCGTTTGTGCATTTCTGACGTTTGATGCCCGATCATCGCGTTTCGTCCGAACATTTGATTCTACAATTTTGAATGGATGTTTCCAACGCCGGCGTTTTGCGCAGTCGATAACAACGGTCTCGTTCGAGCCAATACTACGCTTTGAACAAACAATCGCCCGCCGGATTCGTGAAAAATGCACGATTTCGCCGGGTAGCGGTGTCCTGACAAGCCGTGGGTTGAAACCCACGGTCCGCCGCATATCGCTCTCGTGTCGCGTCAGCGACGACTGTCTCTGAATTTGCCTCGATTGCGTAACTCGGGCTTCATGGATGCAGAGCAACCTGCAAATGCGTAATCTGCGTTATTGCCAACTCCCGCCCGTTTTGGTTTTGTCTTTTGGTCAACTACAATCTAAATCCGTAATGGCAGTCTCAAACCAAGAATTTCGCGCCGCCTTGGGTCGCTTCGCCAGCGGCGTCACGGTGGTCACGACACGCGACCATAAAGGGGATCTCCACGGCATCACGGTTTCGGCGTTTTCGTCGGTCTCGATGAATCCGCCGCTCGTGCTCATATGTATCGAAAGGACGACCGGCAGCCATCACGCCTTCGTCGAGTCAGGGCGGTTTACGGTCAATATTTTGAGCGCCGAACAATCGGGCGTTTCGGATCGGTTCGCGTTTCGCCACGAGGATAAATTCAGCGGGATCGGGTTTCGCATCGGCGAGCAAGGGATTCCGATCATCGAAGGTTGTCTTGCCAATCTGGAATGCCGCGTCGTCAACGAATACAGCGGCGGCGATCATACTATCTTCGTCGGCGAGGTCGAGGCGGTCCACACCGACGACAAATCGCCGCTGATCTACTGGACGGGCGAATATCGAACGATTGCTTAACTCCGATAGACCGCGAAATCGACTTCGGCAAAGATGTTGTCACGGTTCTCGATCTCCTTCAGCAACGGCTCGTTGAAATCGCCGGTTTCAAGCATTTTTGCCAGCATATTGAAACGGTGGATGTGCGATTTGAACCGGTTCGAAGAGTATTGCACCGTCGTTCCCTGATAGATCTGAAAAGCCCAATCGCTCGACTGCGCGAGCAAGAGTTCCCGCGCAAGTTGGTTCAACACCCGCCGTTCAACATCGTTCGGATGGTGAAAACGATTCGCCAAAGCCGTCATTTTCCGTTCGGCGTCGTGTTGATAAGGATACATCCAGGAATTCCCTTCATTTATCCAAACCTTGTAATAGCCTGCTTCGCCCCAGCTTGACGCCGATGGAGTCTGGATCTGGATCGGGATCTTCGCATCGAGATAATCGCCCGGTGTGACGGCCGTGATCTCGTCCTGATCGAAATGGATCTGGCGAAACAGATAATCGATGAACATCGGTCCCTCAAACCACCAGTGCCCGTAAAGTTCGGCGTCATACGGCGATGTCACGAGCGGCGGATGCCCCTCGTGGATCTCGCGCAGTTTGCGGGCCTGGTCCTTGCGCCTCCCGAGAAAATCGAAGGCGTGCATCGCCGCCTTTTCCTTCGCGATCGCCGGAACGTATGCTTTCTTGCGGTTTTGCGGAACATCGCGGCCCGTGATCCGATAGTATTTCAGACCGAGATGGCGCCGGCTGCCGTCCGAATGAAGGTGCGGCTTCAGATATTCCATCGGCAGATCCCAGCCGACATCGCGATAAAATTCCCGATAGAAGGGATCGCCCGGATAGCCGACCTCGGCCGACCACACCTGTTGCGACGTTTCGACGTCGCGCGCGAAAACGGCAACGCCATTGGGACACATCACCGGCGCGTGGACGCCGTAGCGTGGCCGCGGCTCGCCGTATAGGATAGCGTGCGAATCCCCGATGAAGTATTCGATCCCGGCGTCTTTCAGCAGATCCTCGACGCCGTGTTCGTAGGCGCATTCGGCGAGCCAAATGCCGCGCGGCTTGCGCTTGAAGTGTTTCTGATAATTGGTGACGGCGATCTCGATCTGCGCCCGACGCGACTCCTGCGTCGAGATCAACGGCAGAAATCCGTGCGTCGCGCAACACGTGATGATCTCGAGGACGCCTTCGTCCTGGAGTTCGCGAAAGGCGTTGATCAGATTGCGGCCGTAACGATCGTTCCAGAGACCGAGCGACGCCGAGAGGGTGTCGACGTACATCCTGACCACCTCAAGAAATTCCGGCGCTTCGGCCGTAACGCGCTCCAGTTCCTTGCGGGAGAGTTCGAGCAGATTCTCGAGATGGCGCGTGTACCGCAACTGAAGCAGAGGATCGGCCAACATCTCGCACAACGGCGGCGAAACATTCATCGCCAAACGCGGTTTCGCGCCAGCCTCGTGCTGACTCTGAAAAATGAAGATCAGCGGAAGATAGACCTCGGTGATCGCCTCGAACAGCCAGTCCTCTTCAAGGAATTCGGGGTATTCCGGATGCCGTACGAACGGCAGATGCGCGTGCAGAACCAGACTGAAGTAACCAACCATAATCGATTTCGGATTTTGGAATTTGGATTTTGGATTAAAGATCAATCCGGCAACCACAATTGTCGAAGTATAAACCAATTCGCGGTCCGGTTCGATTTCGGAATCTGGATTTTGGATTTTAGATCTTTTTGAATGTGGAATTTGGAATCCAGATTCCAAGGATTCCAGATTCCACGATTCCAAATTCCAAGGTAAGGTTCGAGATTCCAAGATTCCAGATCCACGTTCGAGATTCCAGAGTTCCAAGGGTTCCAGACTGGGAATCCCGAATCGCGTTTCAATCGCGTCGAGTCGGTACCATCTGCGGTAGCGGATGGTTGGTTGCCGCACTCCCGGACCGAAGTATTGATACCAACCGATCTTCAACCATCCGCTATCGCAGATGGTACCGACTCGTCCCGGCCCCGAATACAAAGAACCCGTGGGTTTTTCAAAGCTCCCGAATCTGGATTTTGGAATTTGGAATCCGGAATCCGGAATCTGGAATCTGGAATTCTGGAATTCTGGAATTCTGGAATTTGAAATTCTGGAATTCTGGAATTCTGGAATTCTGGAATTTGAAATTCTGGAATCTGGAATTCTGGAATTTGGAATATTTGGAATCTGGAATTCTGGAATTCTGGAATTCTGGAATTTGAAATTCTGGAATCTGGAATTCTGGAATTTGGAATATTTGGAATCTGGAATTCTGGAATTTGGAATTTGGAATTCTGGAATTTGGAATTCTCGAATCGGGAGAATGCAAAAAAGTCCCGGAAGCGAAGATCTTCGCCGTCCGGGACCAATCCAAAATCCAAAATCCAAAATCTAAAATCGCAAAGAGCTGACCGGTGAAAGTCGCGGGACGAATTTCACCCGTTCACCCGTGATCGGCGACTTGGGAACGGCGCGCGTAACGCGACTCTTCGGGAAATGAACCAAACTCGCGCCGTAAACGGCCTCGCCGGTCTCCTCGTAGCCGATGATCTCTTCGTCGAGAAGATCGAAATGGTCTTTGAGAGCCGACATCGTGTTTTCCGCGCTGAGCTTGACGACGTTCTCCGCTAGAACCAGGTACAGCGCTTCCGAGATCTGCCCGCGAAGCGCCTCGACGCTGATTCCGGACGCGAGCGCGAGCAGCGCATAACGGATCTCGTCGGCGCTGAACGATTCGGCGTGCTCTCCGAGCAATTGATAGAAAGTGCTGTCCGTCGCCTGCTCGGCGCTTTCAAAGTCATCGCCCGCGAGCGCGACTTCGAAGGCGTCGCGCGTAAATCCGGCGACATCCAGGACTTCGGCAAATTCGTTCGCGGCGATTGCCCAGTCTGATTCGGCCGCCTGCCGCGGGCTCGGGCTCTTCCGCGGCGTCTCGATCGTGTTCGAGAACATCACTCGGATAAACGGACGGCCCGGCGCAAAAAACCCGATCTCCGCTCGATAGCTCGCGTCAGATTCCACGTTGTACCACCAACTCCCGGCCGCCTCGATCTGTTGGATGACCTCACGATCGGTTTCCAGATTCACCAACTTCGCGACCAACCGGTAATTTCCAGCGTTGCCGCCGAAGAGCTTGTGAAGCGTCTGAAACGGGTTGTTCTTGATCGACCAATAGAAATAGAGCCGATTCGGTGACTGCATCTGCAAACGCGCCCGGTTTTCCTTCTCAAGTTCCGGAAGCGCCGGCATCGATAGCGCTTCAAAAACGGGATCGACCGGTTTCACATCCGCGGCGTCAGCAAGGATCGCGGGCATCGTCGGTTCGGGAATCGCGAAAAGTTCATCAAGATCGCTATCGACCCGCGCAAAAAACTCCTCGTCACCGACGAATTCGCCGGATGAGATCGGCGCCAGCTCAAAGTCGTCCAACACGTACTCAACCACCTTCTTTTCTTCGTCGTTCAACTGCTCGATCTTCTCTTGTTCACTCATAAATTTATCCAAATGAATTCAAAATAAGTGAAAATTATCGGGTTTTGAGCCCGCCGATGCAACCGCCGGGCGAAGATTCTCAACTTCGGTTCGTTAAACCCGAATCGGACGCAGATGATTCTTGTGCTTTTTCGGCGCGGAGTCGGAAACCGCGAAGATGCTGACCGGACACCCGTAAATGGGAATCGATGGCTTACATTTTCGCGGATTCTACCTTCTTCAATTTCACTTCGATCTTGCCGTATTCCGAGTTTATCCGCGAACGAACCGGAATCCGGCGTTCATCGTCGGTGATCCAGATGACCATACTTCCCTTCTGCTCGATCAACCGGTTGTTCCCGAACACTTCCGGTTCAACCCGGAAGCACATCAGGCGGCCAAGGACTGATTTTTGAACTTCGCGCGCGGTGACGCGGACCGGCACCTGATAGATCAGGCCCGAATCGCTGATCGTCAATTCGAATACCCTGCCGACTGCGAGCGGCAATGTCCGAAGGAAATAGAGGCCGGAAACCAGATCGTGTGTATCGCCCTTGAGGTCGGACGCGATCGTCCGCGGCGCGCGCATCGGTTCCTTTGGATTGGTTTCCGTAAAGGTCACCTTTTTTTCAACATAACTGAAAAGAGCTTCGCTATTGCGGACGCGTTCCTTCTGAACATCGTTCTTAACGGTCTTCAGGACCCGAAACTTGTCCGAGTCAACGGTTGATTCATATTCCTGAACGAAACTGAAACGGAAAAGCTTGAGCAACGTTCCCTTCGAACGCGCGTCTGTCTTGATCAGATAATCGTCTCCGTCCGCGGTCTTGCCGAAGGTGAATGAAAGATCCGCAACCGCAATTCCCTGAATGATCTTGCTGATCTTGCCTTCATAAACCAGTTTCTCGCCGCCGAGGAATGGCGGTTTGACAGTCGCCTGCGCAAGCGCGCCGGCCGCGAACAAAAGTCCAAATGCCGAAACGAAAACAAAAATTCGGGTAAATCTCTTCATAATTGAACCGCTGCGACGCATCTCGTTAGTATAATCCAAAAGCCAAATTATGCCACGACATTTCGACGCCGCCGAAATCCGATGATTTGACGCCTCGAACGCTTGAAATGGATGCACCGGACAAATTCACTTTTCGAGCAAGAAAAGATATTCCCGATTCGGTTCGTCAAAGTCCTTCGTCCATTGGTTCGTCCAGCGCATCGAAGCCATCACGTTGCGACGGTGGTCGACTTTCAGAGTTTCGATCAGCGTGCCGCAGTTTCCTAGGATTCCGGCCAGTTGTTCGGCCGTCGCGCGACCTCCCGAACTGTAAGAAAGCAAAACGTGCCGCGCATCGGCCTCGCGGATCATCTTTTCAATTGCCGAAACGGCCAGAAAAGCTCCGGTTTCATCTTTGCGAAAATCCTCGAAAACGGAAGCTGCCGTTCCGTCGCGTGAATCGGTTCGCCGGTTCGCGCGACCGAAGACCGGCGGACGGTCGTTCCTTATGACTGTCGTCCAGAGATGATAATAGGCCGCATACCGAACACGCGACGGCGGCATTCTCTCATTGTTCGAACCGTACGGCGGATCGAAATACGCGAGATCGGCGGCCGCCTTCGGGAGCGCGTCAAAAATGCCCCCGCTGAGAACCTCGTGCTCGGCTGCGGATTCGAAAATCCGCGGAACTTTGAGCCGCATCGTGTTGTAGGATCTCTTTGACCAATTCTTCAAGTATGCGGCGTGATGGCCGATCGTCGAATCGACCGCGTCGAGCGCGAGGATCAAGCTGGTCAGCAACACGCTCTTTTCGACTTCGCCGAGTCCGAGCCTGTCGATCTCGTCGCGAATCGCGTCGAGCTTTCGTGTGTTGTGAAGTTGCCACGGACGCTTGACGGGTTGGCCGGCTGCCCCGCCATAGTTTTCGGTGAACCAACCGTCGTGTGGCGCAAGTTCATTGAGATGTCGAACGATTTCTTCATAGAAGCTCTTCGGCCGCCTGTTCTTGAAATAGCAAAGCGCGAAAACGCGCGACCATTCGGCAATGTCGTTCGAGATCACGCGGTAACCGAGCCGCGCGAACATCTGTCCGACCCGCGTCGTTCCGGCAAAGCCGTCGAACACGGTCCGCGCGTTGACCCTTTCCGCGAGTTCGGCGATGAACGGCAAAAGCCGCAGCTTCGAACCGGCATACTTGATTCCCTGTGTCTGCGGCACGTTCATCGGCTGATGGTTTCGAGTCTGCGTGCAACAGCATCGAGCACCGTCTCGACGCCGATGTCCATACAGATCCAGTTCGCGCACGAACGGCGGTGGCAATCGACACGGCATCCGATGTCGTTGCGTTCGACGCATATGTCCGAGGGATTCAGACTGCCGTTTCGCCACCATTCGGTCGGACCGAAGATGCCGACGACCGGACATTCGGCGGCAATCGCAAGATGCGTCGGTCCGGTGTCACCGCCGACGTATATCTCGGCCCGCCGCGCCAGTTCGAAGAAGCCCTTGAGCGTCGGTTCGCCCGTGACAAGTCGCCCCGAACGCGAATTTGCGGCGGCTTTCATCGCCAGTTCGGATTCATTCGGGGCGGTCGTGACGATCGACGCGAGCCCGAAACGTTCGAAGAGCCGATCGGCAAGTTCGCCGAACTTCGCGGCGTCCCAGAGTTTCGTCGGCCAACCGCCGGCCGGATTCAGGATCGCGAACCTGCCGCCCGCGAGTTCCGACATTGCACCGGCTTCGGCCTGATGAATTTCTTCGGTAAAGATCGGAAACTCGGGCTTTTCATCTCGCGCCTCAAAACCGAGCGCACTTCCGGCGAGGATCAAGTTCTTCCTTACGACGTGAAAGCCCGGCGGAGTCTCGACCGTGTCGGTAAGCAAAAACCGGCTTGCGGGCTCACGCAGACCGGACTTTGCAAATCCGAATCGACGCGCGGACCGGGTGAACTTCGCGACAAACGCCGATTTCAGAAGTCCCTGGAAATCGATCGCGATGTCGAATTCCCGTTTCCGGAGGTCACCGATGAGCTTTCCGGCATCGATCAGGATCTCTTCGATCATCCGTCCGCCGCGGAGAGCCCGCGTGTCGATTTCGAGCAGTTCGTCGATCAACGGATTGCCGCGCAGAATCTCGGCGGACGATTGTTCGACCGCCCAAGTAACGCTGGCGTCGGGCATTTCTTTTCGGATTGCCGCCAGGACCGGAAGCGTGTGAACGACGTCACCGATGGAACTGAGCTTGATGATGAGAATCTTCATCGGACTCAATGTTAATGAATTTGTTCCGTTTTCCGAAATCGACGCTTTCAAATGGTTTGAAACTAGTTATTGTCGCCGCGCGCCCTGATGAGGTATATTTATGAAGGCCTGTTTGTTTTCGGGCACTCTCGTAACTTATAGCATCAATCGCTTTAGACCTTTTCCCGCCCCCGGAAACGACACCTGCGACATTTGCAGATATGAGCCAGAAGAAAAGACTTCAGCGCGATTTGCGCCCGGCACTTGTATTTCTAAACGGTGATCTTCTCGCCGTTCCGATCCCGCTTGAACGCGAGGAGGTTATCCTCGGGCGCGCCCTTGAGGCCGATGTTCGCGTCAACGATTCCAAGACCTCGCGCAAGCACGCACGGATCAACACTATCAACGATCGTCAGAACGAGGAAACGAGCTATGTCCTGACCGATCTCAGTTCGCGAAACGGAACCCTGCTCAATGGTCAGCGAATCCGCCAGGAAACGCTCCAGCACGGCGACAAGATCACGATCGGCGAGCATATTCTTCGATTCGAGTTCCTTGACGAGATCGACCGCGAATACCATCGCCAGATTCACCGTCTGCTCTCGCACGACGACCTTACCGGATTGCTTTCATCCCGCTCCTTCTTCTCGGAACTTCGACGCGAATCCGGCCGGGCGCGCGCCGAAAATCGAAGATTCTGCGTCTTGATGATGGACGTCGATTTTTTCAAGAACGTCAACGACACTTACGGCCACCTGACCGGCAGCAAGACGCTCGAAGAGATCGGTTACTGCATTATGCAGAATTTGCGGAGCGGCGACGTCGCGTCGCGTTTCGGCGGCGAGGAATTCGCTGCTTTTTTGCTCGACGCGTCGCTCGGCCAAGCGCTGGTCGCGGCCGAACGCATCCGATCCGAGATAGAAACCGCAGACTTCACCGTCATCCGTCAGGGACGTCCGGCCGAGAAACACCACATCACGATAAGTATTGGCATTGCTTCATTTCCAAGCGATTCAAACGATGTCATCGAACTCGTAGAAATGGCCGATTCGGCGCTTTACCGGGCCAAACGAGAGGGCCGAAATCGAATCTGCGTCTATAGCGAACTGGATCCTGAAGATACTGCCGACCGTTTTCCGTCGCGGGAAGAAGAATCAGTCGAGGTGTGACTTATCGGCCGGATTCGCCGACTTCCTGACTTCCTCTTCGAAAACCCGCTCGATCTCTTTGAACTCCCCGGCGTTGAAGATCGTCCGGTTCATCAGGACCAGTTCTTCTCCGTTGACCGCGACGACAAAACTCTTCGCGCCTTTTGCGCCGGTTTTGACCTCCATACCCGAAACGTCTTTCCACTCAAACGTGCGCATCGTTTCGGACGATCGCCAAAACGTGCGCGAGAAGACCGTGAAGTCGGACGAGCCGCAAACGATCGTCAATCTCGGCATCACGCTCAACATAACCCAGACGATCGCGAGCACGAACGAGAAGACGAGAAACAGGAACACGGCCACCCCCGACGTCGTCGTGATTCCCATTCGCGCGAACTTTCCGTGCGCCGCAGGCTGCCCGACGTTTGCCAGGATCAGGATCATCACGAACCAAAAACACGCCATAAAAACGGTTACGAAAATACCGATAGTGTATGGATTCTCCTCAAAAACCCGCTCTTGTTCCGTGATCATTCAATCAGACGCCCCCGCATTGTTTCCGCAAAAGTACTTTATCAAACAATATTTTGCAACAAATTCCAGGCCGCCGCCGTGAAACGACACGGGAAAACTTTCGTGTTAAACTGGTCTCCGTTTTCGATTCTCAGTTTTGTTGTTTTGGAATGATAACCAAGTTAAATCTTGCCACAAATCCGTTTCGCAATCGCACGCTGCCGTATCTGATAGCGGTTCTGCTGTTGATGACCGCTCTCGGCGGGGCGTTCTGGTCGCTTACGCGCTGGAGCAATA
Coding sequences:
- a CDS encoding GGDEF domain-containing protein, whose product is MSQKKRLQRDLRPALVFLNGDLLAVPIPLEREEVILGRALEADVRVNDSKTSRKHARINTINDRQNEETSYVLTDLSSRNGTLLNGQRIRQETLQHGDKITIGEHILRFEFLDEIDREYHRQIHRLLSHDDLTGLLSSRSFFSELRRESGRARAENRRFCVLMMDVDFFKNVNDTYGHLTGSKTLEEIGYCIMQNLRSGDVASRFGGEEFAAFLLDASLGQALVAAERIRSEIETADFTVIRQGRPAEKHHITISIGIASFPSDSNDVIELVEMADSALYRAKREGRNRICVYSELDPEDTADRFPSREEESVEV
- a CDS encoding DUF1957 domain-containing protein, with translation MVGYFSLVLHAHLPFVRHPEYPEFLEEDWLFEAITEVYLPLIFIFQSQHEAGAKPRLAMNVSPPLCEMLADPLLQLRYTRHLENLLELSRKELERVTAEAPEFLEVVRMYVDTLSASLGLWNDRYGRNLINAFRELQDEGVLEIITCCATHGFLPLISTQESRRAQIEIAVTNYQKHFKRKPRGIWLAECAYEHGVEDLLKDAGIEYFIGDSHAILYGEPRPRYGVHAPVMCPNGVAVFARDVETSQQVWSAEVGYPGDPFYREFYRDVGWDLPMEYLKPHLHSDGSRRHLGLKYYRITGRDVPQNRKKAYVPAIAKEKAAMHAFDFLGRRKDQARKLREIHEGHPPLVTSPYDAELYGHWWFEGPMFIDYLFRQIHFDQDEITAVTPGDYLDAKIPIQIQTPSASSWGEAGYYKVWINEGNSWMYPYQHDAERKMTALANRFHHPNDVERRVLNQLARELLLAQSSDWAFQIYQGTTVQYSSNRFKSHIHRFNMLAKMLETGDFNEPLLKEIENRDNIFAEVDFAVYRS
- a CDS encoding DUF4912 domain-containing protein, whose protein sequence is MSEQEKIEQLNDEEKKVVEYVLDDFELAPISSGEFVGDEEFFARVDSDLDELFAIPEPTMPAILADAADVKPVDPVFEALSMPALPELEKENRARLQMQSPNRLYFYWSIKNNPFQTLHKLFGGNAGNYRLVAKLVNLETDREVIQQIEAAGSWWYNVESDASYRAEIGFFAPGRPFIRVMFSNTIETPRKSPSPRQAAESDWAIAANEFAEVLDVAGFTRDAFEVALAGDDFESAEQATDSTFYQLLGEHAESFSADEIRYALLALASGISVEALRGQISEALYLVLAENVVKLSAENTMSALKDHFDLLDEEIIGYEETGEAVYGASLVHFPKSRVTRAVPKSPITGERVKFVPRLSPVSSLRF
- a CDS encoding DUF3108 domain-containing protein, whose amino-acid sequence is MKRFTRIFVFVSAFGLLFAAGALAQATVKPPFLGGEKLVYEGKISKIIQGIAVADLSFTFGKTADGDDYLIKTDARSKGTLLKLFRFSFVQEYESTVDSDKFRVLKTVKNDVQKERVRNSEALFSYVEKKVTFTETNPKEPMRAPRTIASDLKGDTHDLVSGLYFLRTLPLAVGRVFELTISDSGLIYQVPVRVTAREVQKSVLGRLMCFRVEPEVFGNNRLIEQKGSMVIWITDDERRIPVRSRINSEYGKIEVKLKKVESAKM
- a CDS encoding DNA adenine methylase produces the protein MNVPQTQGIKYAGSKLRLLPFIAELAERVNARTVFDGFAGTTRVGQMFARLGYRVISNDIAEWSRVFALCYFKNRRPKSFYEEIVRHLNELAPHDGWFTENYGGAAGQPVKRPWQLHNTRKLDAIRDEIDRLGLGEVEKSVLLTSLILALDAVDSTIGHHAAYLKNWSKRSYNTMRLKVPRIFESAAEHEVLSGGIFDALPKAAADLAYFDPPYGSNNERMPPSRVRYAAYYHLWTTVIRNDRPPVFGRANRRTDSRDGTAASVFEDFRKDETGAFLAVSAIEKMIREADARHVLLSYSSGGRATAEQLAGILGNCGTLIETLKVDHRRNVMASMRWTNQWTKDFDEPNREYLFLLEK
- a CDS encoding flavin reductase family protein, producing MAVSNQEFRAALGRFASGVTVVTTRDHKGDLHGITVSAFSSVSMNPPLVLICIERTTGSHHAFVESGRFTVNILSAEQSGVSDRFAFRHEDKFSGIGFRIGEQGIPIIEGCLANLECRVVNEYSGGDHTIFVGEVEAVHTDDKSPLIYWTGEYRTIA
- the waaC gene encoding lipopolysaccharide heptosyltransferase I — translated: MKILIIKLSSIGDVVHTLPVLAAIRKEMPDASVTWAVEQSSAEILRGNPLIDELLEIDTRALRGGRMIEEILIDAGKLIGDLRKREFDIAIDFQGLLKSAFVAKFTRSARRFGFAKSGLREPASRFLLTDTVETPPGFHVVRKNLILAGSALGFEARDEKPEFPIFTEEIHQAEAGAMSELAGGRFAILNPAGGWPTKLWDAAKFGELADRLFERFGLASIVTTAPNESELAMKAAANSRSGRLVTGEPTLKGFFELARRAEIYVGGDTGPTHLAIAAECPVVGIFGPTEWWRNGSLNPSDICVERNDIGCRVDCHRRSCANWICMDIGVETVLDAVARRLETISR